In one Bacillus sp. Marseille-P3661 genomic region, the following are encoded:
- the rimP gene encoding ribosome maturation factor RimP — protein MSNKVVDVTEELVQPILAEMNLELVDIEFVKEGKNWYLRVFIDSDKGIDIEECGKVSEKLSEKLDETDPITYPYFLEVSSPGAERPLKKKEDVKKSIGKQVHVKTYEPINGEKVFEGKILDFDGETLTLEVLIKTRKKQVEIPYEKVASARLAVTFH, from the coding sequence ATGAGTAATAAAGTAGTTGATGTAACAGAGGAATTAGTACAACCAATTCTTGCTGAAATGAATTTAGAATTAGTGGATATTGAATTTGTTAAGGAAGGGAAAAACTGGTACCTTAGAGTTTTTATTGATTCGGACAAAGGCATTGATATCGAAGAATGTGGCAAAGTTAGTGAAAAGTTAAGTGAGAAGCTGGATGAAACTGACCCAATTACTTACCCATATTTTTTAGAGGTTTCATCACCAGGTGCTGAGCGTCCATTAAAAAAGAAAGAGGATGTAAAAAAATCTATTGGTAAACAAGTACATGTAAAGACTTACGAACCGATTAATGGTGAGAAGGTATTTGAAGGAAAGATACTCGACTTTGATGGTGAAACGCTCACATTAGAAGTGCTTATCAAAACAAGAAAAAAACAAGTTGAAATTCCTTATGAAAAAGTTGCTAGTGCTCGACTAGCTGTTACCTTCCACTAA
- a CDS encoding DUF503 domain-containing protein, which translates to MIGLAQCECIIYDCGSLKEKRAVLQRIITRLRQKYNISVAETDFQDLWQRTEITIVAVSSSKVATERELDRALKMIDSFPEIERSVTSLDWY; encoded by the coding sequence ATGATAGGCCTTGCTCAATGTGAATGCATAATCTATGACTGTGGGTCACTAAAAGAAAAAAGAGCTGTTTTACAGCGTATTATTACAAGATTGAGGCAAAAATATAATATATCTGTTGCTGAAACAGATTTTCAGGATTTATGGCAGCGTACAGAAATAACGATTGTAGCTGTATCTTCATCCAAGGTTGCAACAGAGAGAGAGTTAGATCGAGCCTTGAAGATGATTGATTCTTTTCCAGAAATTGAACGATCAGTAACATCGTTAGATTGGTATTAA
- the ribF gene encoding bifunctional riboflavin kinase/FAD synthetase, with protein MKVVHLAHPHSLNIKELPNTVVALGYFDGVHLGHRKVIKTAIEKAKEYGYKSAVMTFYPHPSVILRKSTEHAECITSIHDKEQEISKLGIDILYIVEFSPTFAELLPQQFVDQYIIGLNVKHVVAGFDYTYGRLGKGTMETLPFHSRKQFTQTIVDKVVDNDIKISSTLIRDLIKNGEVSRLKYYLCRYYQMVGTVIDGEKRGRTIGFPTANIELASNYILPPTGVYAVKILVKKNWYNGVLNIGYKPTFHDKSPEKPSIEIHIFSFNEFIYGEDIVLEWHLRLRAEQKFQSVQELIAQIERDKQEALHYFEESRIKNLQID; from the coding sequence ATGAAAGTTGTTCATTTGGCACACCCTCATTCCCTAAATATAAAGGAACTTCCTAACACTGTAGTGGCTTTGGGATATTTTGACGGAGTACATCTTGGACATCGTAAGGTAATCAAAACCGCTATAGAAAAGGCTAAAGAATACGGTTATAAAAGCGCTGTAATGACTTTTTATCCACATCCTTCAGTGATATTAAGGAAAAGCACCGAACATGCAGAGTGTATTACCTCTATCCACGATAAGGAACAAGAAATAAGTAAACTTGGTATTGATATACTTTATATAGTTGAATTTAGTCCTACGTTTGCAGAGTTATTACCACAACAATTTGTAGATCAATATATCATTGGTCTAAATGTAAAACATGTCGTGGCTGGGTTTGATTACACATATGGCAGATTAGGAAAAGGTACAATGGAAACATTGCCATTTCATTCAAGAAAACAGTTCACACAGACTATAGTCGATAAAGTAGTGGACAATGACATAAAAATAAGCTCCACTTTAATTAGGGACTTGATCAAAAACGGCGAAGTTAGTCGATTAAAATACTATCTGTGCAGATATTACCAAATGGTCGGAACAGTTATTGATGGTGAGAAAAGAGGGAGAACTATAGGTTTTCCTACTGCTAATATAGAACTTGCCTCGAATTATATTTTGCCACCTACTGGTGTATATGCTGTCAAAATTTTAGTGAAGAAAAATTGGTATAATGGGGTATTAAATATTGGCTATAAACCAACGTTTCATGATAAATCCCCTGAAAAACCATCAATTGAAATTCATATTTTTAGTTTTAATGAATTCATATATGGTGAAGATATTGTGTTGGAATGGCATTTGCGCTTAAGAGCAGAACAAAAATTTCAATCTGTGCAAGAATTGATTGCTCAAATTGAACGGGATAAGCAAGAAGCGCTACATTATTTTGAGGAAAGTCGGATTAAAAACTTGCAAATTGATTAA
- the rbfA gene encoding 30S ribosome-binding factor RbfA → MSNIRSTRVGELMKKELSDIIGRKIKDPRIGFVTVTDVQVTGDLQQSKVYITVLGDDEQKQNTLKALAKANGFIRSEIGKRIRLRKTPEITFEFDESIEYGNRIETLLEQLHNKHDE, encoded by the coding sequence ATGAGTAATATTCGCTCAACTAGAGTGGGTGAACTAATGAAGAAGGAATTAAGTGATATAATTGGGCGCAAAATTAAAGATCCTCGTATCGGTTTTGTTACTGTAACTGATGTTCAGGTAACAGGTGACTTACAACAATCGAAAGTATATATAACGGTTCTTGGTGATGATGAACAAAAGCAAAATACATTGAAAGCTCTTGCGAAAGCCAATGGTTTTATTCGATCTGAAATCGGAAAAAGAATCCGTTTAAGAAAGACGCCTGAAATAACATTTGAATTTGACGAATCGATTGAGTATGGCAATCGAATCGAAACTTTACTTGAGCAACTGCACAATAAGCACGACGAGTAA
- the truB gene encoding tRNA pseudouridine(55) synthase TruB, translating into MDGIIPLWKPKGLTSHDCVFKIRKLLKTKKVGHTGTLDPDVDGVLPICIGKATKVVEYLTDAPKAYQGEVTIGVSTTTEDASGETVEEKEIDGVILIDELLNVLQTFTGDIKQIPPMYSAVKINGKRLYEYARQGQIIDRPERHVHIYELKLLDHPEVLDKSHNTFRFYVKCSKGTYVRTLAVDIGKQLGYPAHMSQLTRVAAGSFSTDDCLTFEDIEKHIERGDLQLLPLERGISDLTKFEINEKLELQVKNGQVLPIPEKLKNMNRLALYNVKSECVAIYTPHPTKIGFMKPEKVLRND; encoded by the coding sequence ATGGATGGTATTATTCCTTTATGGAAACCAAAGGGATTAACCTCGCATGACTGCGTTTTTAAGATTAGAAAACTTTTAAAAACAAAAAAAGTAGGACATACAGGTACTCTTGATCCAGATGTCGATGGTGTGTTGCCGATATGTATCGGGAAAGCAACAAAAGTAGTTGAATACTTAACAGATGCCCCTAAAGCGTATCAAGGTGAGGTTACGATTGGGGTGAGTACAACCACTGAGGATGCATCTGGTGAAACAGTAGAAGAAAAAGAAATCGATGGTGTGATATTAATCGATGAATTACTAAATGTTCTCCAAACGTTTACAGGAGATATTAAGCAAATTCCACCCATGTATTCTGCTGTGAAAATTAATGGAAAACGACTTTATGAATACGCTCGCCAAGGGCAAATAATAGATAGACCCGAAAGACATGTACATATATATGAATTGAAATTGCTGGATCATCCTGAGGTTTTAGATAAGAGCCATAATACTTTTCGTTTTTATGTAAAGTGCAGCAAAGGGACTTATGTTAGAACGTTGGCAGTAGATATTGGAAAACAGCTGGGTTACCCAGCTCATATGTCTCAGCTTACAAGGGTTGCGGCAGGTAGTTTTTCTACAGATGATTGTTTGACCTTTGAAGATATTGAAAAGCATATAGAACGTGGAGATTTACAGCTATTACCACTAGAAAGAGGTATTTCAGATTTGACGAAATTTGAAATTAATGAAAAACTAGAGTTGCAGGTTAAAAACGGGCAAGTTCTTCCGATTCCCGAAAAACTTAAGAATATGAATCGACTTGCGCTTTATAATGTAAAAAGTGAATGTGTAGCTATTTATACACCGCATCCAACTAAAATTGGCTTTATGAAACCTGAAAAGGTCTTGAGAAATGATTGA
- a CDS encoding YlxQ family RNA-binding protein, with translation MNQERWMSLLGLSNRASQLTSGEELVLKEIRSGRAKLVILSSDASKNTTKKISDKCLFYNVPLKKVKDRFILGQAIGKEARVVVAILENGFAKKLVELLD, from the coding sequence TTGAATCAGGAACGATGGATGTCATTATTAGGCCTTAGCAATCGAGCAAGTCAACTAACTTCGGGTGAAGAATTAGTTTTAAAGGAAATTCGAAGTGGTCGTGCAAAATTAGTGATTCTTTCTTCGGATGCATCAAAGAATACAACTAAAAAAATTTCAGACAAATGTCTATTCTATAATGTTCCTTTAAAAAAAGTAAAAGACAGGTTTATCCTTGGTCAAGCTATTGGTAAAGAAGCACGGGTAGTCGTTGCAATTTTAGAAAATGGATTCGCGAAGAAATTAGTGGAGTTGCTCGATTAA
- the rnpM gene encoding RNase P modulator RnpM: MKSRKVPLRKCIASQEMKPKRELIRIVRSKEGEISIDLTGKKSGRGAYLSKDTDCIITAKKKNILQHHLGVNVDESIYDEILQLIEKEKE, translated from the coding sequence ATGAAGAGTCGAAAAGTTCCTTTGCGAAAATGTATTGCAAGTCAAGAAATGAAACCGAAACGCGAACTCATTCGAATTGTCCGCTCTAAAGAAGGTGAAATCTCTATTGATCTTACAGGAAAGAAGTCAGGTAGAGGTGCTTATTTAAGTAAGGATACTGATTGTATTATCACAGCAAAGAAGAAGAATATACTTCAACATCATTTAGGTGTTAATGTTGATGAATCCATTTATGATGAAATACTTCAACTGATCGAAAAGGAGAAGGAATAA
- the infB gene encoding translation initiation factor IF-2 — MSKMRVYEYAKQHNKSSKEIITKLTDHNIEVANHMSMIDEEAIKILDNLYNNDQSKATVQKSDQEPDEIDEVIVEDYKYDDKKKSVIKKAKPKQDKEKVSEKVNIKQKPKNNKKSFNQPNQPNQQAHKKEESPSVIKYEGSLTVGELAKKLGKEPSEIIKKLMMLGVMATINQDLDDDSIELIASEYGITAEKEIVLEMTDFDNYAVEDQPEDLVERPSVVTIMGHVDHGKTTLLDSIRHAKVAAGEAGGITQHIGAYQVEAGGKKITFLDTPGHEAFTTMRARGASVTDITILVVAADDGVMPQTREAINHAKAAGVPIIVAVNKMDKEGANPDRVMQELTEYNLIPEAWGGDTIFVMLSALKGEGIDELLEMILLVTEVEELKANPNRLAVGTVIEANLDKGRGPVATLLVQNGTLKIGDPIVVGNSFGRVRAMVNDLGRRVKVAPPSTPVEITGLNEVPHAGDRFVVFEDEKKARQVGEARAQKQLEEQRGEKTKVSLEDLFEQIKQGEMKEINLIIKADVHGSAEALAGSLQKIDVEGVKVKIIHSGVGAITESDIILASASNAIVIGFNVRPDVNAKNTAERENVDIRLHRIIYKVIEEIEAAMQGMLDPEFEEKVIGQVEVRETFKVSKVGTIAGCYVTDGKITRDAGIRLVRDGVVIFEGAVDTLKRFKDDAKEVSQGYECGMTIKNFNDIKEGDIIEAYVMQEVERKK, encoded by the coding sequence ATGAGCAAAATGCGTGTATATGAATATGCAAAACAACATAATAAATCAAGTAAAGAAATTATTACAAAATTAACAGACCACAACATAGAGGTAGCCAATCATATGTCAATGATCGATGAAGAAGCAATTAAAATACTAGATAACTTATACAATAATGATCAGTCAAAAGCTACGGTTCAAAAAAGTGACCAAGAACCAGATGAAATAGATGAAGTAATTGTAGAAGATTACAAGTATGATGATAAGAAAAAAAGTGTAATTAAAAAAGCAAAACCTAAACAGGATAAAGAAAAGGTGAGCGAAAAAGTTAATATCAAGCAAAAGCCAAAGAATAATAAGAAAAGTTTCAATCAACCCAATCAACCTAATCAGCAGGCACATAAAAAAGAAGAATCACCAAGTGTTATTAAATATGAGGGTTCGCTTACTGTAGGAGAACTTGCAAAAAAGTTAGGAAAAGAACCTTCAGAAATAATTAAAAAGCTAATGATGTTAGGTGTCATGGCAACGATTAATCAGGATTTAGATGATGATTCAATTGAACTAATAGCATCAGAATATGGTATTACTGCTGAAAAAGAAATTGTTTTAGAAATGACCGATTTTGATAACTATGCTGTTGAAGATCAGCCTGAGGATCTTGTTGAGCGTCCTTCTGTAGTTACAATTATGGGCCACGTTGACCATGGTAAAACAACCTTATTAGACTCGATTCGTCATGCAAAGGTTGCAGCGGGTGAAGCTGGTGGTATTACACAACATATTGGCGCTTATCAAGTTGAAGCTGGTGGCAAGAAGATTACTTTCCTTGATACACCTGGTCACGAAGCGTTTACAACAATGCGGGCTCGCGGAGCAAGTGTAACTGATATTACGATTCTAGTTGTTGCAGCAGATGATGGTGTAATGCCTCAAACAAGAGAAGCGATCAACCATGCAAAAGCTGCAGGAGTACCAATTATTGTCGCTGTTAATAAAATGGATAAAGAAGGAGCAAATCCTGATCGCGTTATGCAAGAATTAACAGAATATAATCTCATCCCTGAAGCGTGGGGCGGAGACACTATTTTCGTTATGCTTTCTGCATTAAAAGGTGAAGGAATTGATGAACTTTTAGAGATGATCCTTCTTGTAACTGAAGTGGAAGAGCTTAAAGCAAATCCAAATCGGTTAGCAGTTGGAACTGTAATTGAAGCAAATTTAGATAAAGGTAGAGGGCCTGTTGCAACGCTGCTTGTTCAGAATGGAACACTTAAAATAGGTGACCCAATCGTAGTGGGTAATTCATTTGGTCGCGTTCGTGCGATGGTTAACGACTTAGGTCGCCGTGTTAAAGTTGCACCGCCATCTACACCAGTGGAAATCACAGGTTTGAACGAAGTTCCACATGCTGGTGATCGTTTTGTTGTTTTTGAGGATGAGAAGAAAGCTCGCCAAGTGGGGGAAGCTCGTGCACAAAAGCAGCTTGAAGAACAACGCGGTGAGAAAACGAAAGTCAGTCTTGAAGATTTATTTGAACAAATTAAACAAGGTGAGATGAAAGAAATTAATCTCATTATTAAAGCTGATGTACATGGTTCTGCTGAAGCATTAGCCGGTTCATTACAAAAGATTGACGTTGAGGGTGTCAAAGTTAAGATTATTCACTCTGGTGTTGGTGCAATCACAGAATCTGATATTATTTTAGCATCCGCATCTAATGCTATTGTTATTGGTTTTAACGTTCGTCCTGACGTTAACGCTAAAAATACAGCTGAGAGAGAAAATGTTGATATTCGTTTACACCGTATTATTTACAAGGTAATCGAAGAAATTGAAGCTGCAATGCAAGGTATGCTTGATCCTGAATTTGAGGAAAAAGTAATCGGTCAAGTTGAAGTACGTGAAACATTCAAAGTATCAAAAGTTGGAACAATTGCTGGTTGTTATGTAACAGACGGGAAAATTACTCGTGATGCTGGAATTCGCCTTGTCCGTGATGGCGTTGTAATATTTGAAGGTGCAGTGGATACATTAAAACGTTTCAAGGATGATGCAAAAGAAGTATCGCAAGGCTATGAATGTGGTATGACCATTAAAAACTTTAATGATATTAAAGAAGGAGACATCATAGAAGCATATGTAATGCAAGAAGTTGAACGTAAAAAATGA
- the nusA gene encoding transcription termination factor NusA, with amino-acid sequence MSSELLDALILLEKEKGISKDVLLEAIEAALISAYKRNFNSAQNVRVDINQETGTMRVYARKEVVEEVFDPRLEISHEEAKKINPNYEIEDVIEIEVTPKDFGRIAAQTAKQVVTQRVREAERGVIYSEYIDREEDIMTGIVQRQDSRFIYVNLGKIEAILPVSEQMPNEQYKPHDRIKVFITKVEKTTKGPQIFVSRTHPGLLKRLFEIEVPEIYDGTVEIKSVAREAGDRSKIAVHSENPEVDPVGSCVGQKGQRVQAIVTELKGEKIDIVRWSKDPVEYVANSLSPSQVVKVLVDEDEKATTVVVPDYQLSLAIGKRGQNARLAAKLTGWKIDIKSQSEAEEQGILTQDDSYGEEANSDADYDTYVDHEEIDISSDTEEENIE; translated from the coding sequence ATGAGTAGTGAATTGCTAGATGCTTTAATATTGCTTGAAAAAGAAAAGGGTATTAGTAAAGATGTTCTTCTCGAAGCAATTGAAGCAGCATTAATTTCAGCATATAAACGAAACTTTAACTCAGCACAAAATGTGCGTGTTGATATTAATCAAGAAACTGGAACAATGCGTGTTTATGCAAGAAAGGAAGTAGTCGAGGAAGTTTTTGATCCTCGCCTTGAGATCTCACACGAGGAAGCAAAGAAAATCAATCCGAATTATGAGATTGAAGATGTTATCGAAATAGAGGTTACACCAAAAGATTTTGGTCGCATCGCTGCACAAACTGCGAAACAAGTAGTGACACAAAGAGTTAGGGAAGCCGAAAGAGGAGTCATTTACTCAGAATATATCGACCGTGAAGAAGATATTATGACAGGAATTGTTCAGAGACAAGATAGCCGCTTTATATATGTTAATCTTGGGAAAATTGAAGCGATCCTTCCTGTAAGTGAGCAAATGCCTAATGAACAGTATAAACCGCATGATCGAATTAAAGTATTTATTACTAAGGTAGAAAAAACAACAAAAGGGCCGCAAATTTTTGTATCAAGAACACATCCAGGTCTCCTAAAACGTCTATTTGAAATTGAAGTACCTGAAATATATGATGGCACTGTTGAGATCAAATCGGTAGCTCGTGAAGCGGGTGATCGCTCAAAGATTGCTGTTCATTCAGAAAACCCTGAGGTTGATCCAGTTGGATCTTGTGTGGGTCAAAAAGGTCAACGTGTTCAGGCTATTGTTACAGAATTAAAGGGCGAAAAAATTGATATTGTACGTTGGTCAAAAGACCCAGTCGAATATGTAGCTAACTCTTTAAGTCCTTCTCAAGTTGTCAAAGTTCTGGTCGATGAGGATGAAAAGGCTACGACAGTAGTTGTACCAGATTACCAATTATCTTTGGCGATTGGGAAACGCGGTCAAAACGCACGCTTAGCAGCTAAGCTCACAGGCTGGAAAATTGATATTAAGAGTCAATCGGAAGCAGAGGAACAGGGTATTTTAACTCAAGATGATTCTTATGGAGAAGAAGCAAACTCTGATGCTGACTACGATACTTATGTTGATCACGAAGAGATCGATATTTCAAGTGATACTGAAGAGGAAAATATAGAGTAG